A DNA window from Arachis hypogaea cultivar Tifrunner chromosome 18, arahy.Tifrunner.gnm2.J5K5, whole genome shotgun sequence contains the following coding sequences:
- the LOC140181290 gene encoding uncharacterized protein, which produces MANNMNPNIVAFTLTEGQFNNRPPYFNGSNYSYWKERMRIFVQSIDYNIWKIILNGPDVPTKQNADGEVVAKEDSEWTDEEKKKVELNAKAINLMHCAISFEEFRKVSRCKTAKEIWDKLRLTHEGTKQVRETRIDMLMKEYEMFSMKEDESIDQMFERFSIIINNLDAMGRNYSEETLVRKILRSLTKKWEVKSTAISERNDFIKITYDELRGKLLAYETTHMSQDKDDKKKSIALKSRMTAQGEESDDSFSDEEMVLFARKMRRLLRYKNKGKGSSSSKDVKKDQVKFTCHHCKEPGHFKSDCPQLKKGEKSKKDKRKVMMATWEDLENDTSSESSDQEAQLCLMADHNDEDEVDLSDLSIDELHYIIKDISVNSKKLLDKYAKCKKENEALRTENDLLLKKVKANETSNKKFLKEENIALRAELEKYKLKHEVTASTDLISENKKLNEQIKNLNEDLAKFVQGSQNLNKLLASQRKSDCRVINEKTGAVLFVAKRSDNVYGITLDDLKVQNVTCFSSMESEKWMWHKRLGHASMFQISKLVKRSLVRGLPNIKFDKDITCDACQMGKQIKTSFKPKEDVSTKKPLELLHLDLFGPTRTQSLGGKSYGMCFILNIKENLGKFDPKTHEGIFLDYSTNSKAYRVFNKNSKTVEETMHVTFCESNIVPSVCIDDSPGFEAELPKNNEPVQQNSSSHEAAPASNENPNSAGDNLELSPVAAENTDVEAIVDQEEPVSSHQSRRPREWRFLKNYPEEFIIGNPSTGRTTRSSLKRAESNNIALLSKIEPQNIQEALADPSWMLAMKEELQQFEKNQVWSLVPYPNGKKVTGTKWIFRNKLGEDGSIVRNKVRLVAQGYDQEEGIDFDESFAPVARMEAIRLLLAYAAHCGFKLFQMDVKCAFLNGIIDREVYVSQPPGFENKSFPNHVFKLAKALYVYVDDIIFGSANEDLCADFAKLMTNEFDMSMMGELNFFLGLQIKQTAEGIFIHQEKYAKKLVKKFGLDCAKPMGTPCIPISSLTRMNMVEMLMRHAIEG; this is translated from the exons atgGCCAACAACATGAATCCCAACATAGTGGCTTTCACTCTCACTGAAGGGCAGTTCAACAACAGACCTCCCTACTTCAATGGCAGCAACTACTCTTactggaaagagagaatgagaatCTTCGTGCAGTCGATCGACTACAACATCTGGAAGATCATTCTCAATGGTCCAGACGTTCCTACCAAACAGAATGCTGATGGAGAAGTTGTGGCAAAGGAGGACAGCGAATGGacagatgaagaaaagaagaaggttgaACTCAATGCCAAGGCAATCAACCTGATGCACTGTGCAATCAGCTTTGAAGAGTTCAGAAAAGTGTCAAGGTGCAAAACGGCTAAAGAAATCTGGGATAAGCTCAGACTCACTCATGAAGGCACTAAGCAAGTAAGGGAGACCAGAATTGACATGCTGATGAAGGAGTATGAAATGTTCAGTATGAAGGAAGATGAGAGCATCGATCAAATGTTCGAAAGGTtctcaataatcatcaacaatctgGACGCTATGGGAAGAAACTACTCTGAAGAAACCTTGGTAAGGAAGATTCTGAGGAGTCTTACCAAGAAATGGGAAGTGAAAAGCACAGCCATCTCTGAAAGGAATGATTTTATCAAAatcacctatgatgagctgagaggcaaGCTGCTGGCTTATGAAACCACTCACATGTCTCAAGACAAagatgacaaaaagaaaagtatagcacTAAAATCAAGAATGACAGCCCAAGGAGAAGAATCTGATGACAGTTTCTCAGATGAAGAAATGGTGCTCTTtgcaagaaaaatgagaagaCTACTGAGATACAAAAACAAAGGCAAAGGAAGTTCCTCATCCAAAGATGTCAAGAAAGATCAAGTCAAGTTCACATGCCATCACTGCAAGGAGCCTGGTCACTTCAAGTCAGATTGCCCTCAACTTAAGAAAGGCGAAAAATCCAAgaaagacaaaaggaaggtgatgATGGCAACATGGGAGGACTTGGAGAATGACACCAGCTCAGAGAGCTCAGATCAAGAAGCTCAACTATGTCTGATGGCAGATCATAATGATGAAGATGAGGTAGATCTCTCTGACTTATCTATTGATGAACTGCACTACATTATCAAAGACATTTCTGTGAACTCTAAGAAACTCTTGGATAAGTATGCTAAATGTAAGAAAGAAAATGAGGCTTTGAGGACAGAAAATGATCTTCTTTTGAAAAAAGTTAAGGCAAATGAAACTAGcaataaaaagtttttaaaagaagaaaacattgCCTTGCGAGCTGAATTAGAAAAATACAAGCTCAAGCATGAAGTTACTGCTTCCACTGATTTGATTTCTGAAAACAAAAAGCtaaatgaacaaataaaaaatttgaatgaagACTTAGCAAAGTTTGTTCAAGGTTCTCAAAATCTTAACAAACTACTTGCTAGTCAAAG GAAATCTGATTGTAGAGTCATAAATGAGAAAACAGGGGCAGTTTTATTTGTTGCCAAAAGAAGTGACAATGTTTATGGTATCACTCTAGATGATCTAAAAGTTCAAAATGTAACTTGTTTCTCTTCAATGGAATCTGAAAAATGGATGTGGCATAAGAGGttaggacatgctagcatgttccAAATCTCTAAGCTTGTAAAGAGAAGCTTAGTTAGAGGTCTTCCTAATATAAAATTTGACAAGgatatcacttgtgatgcttgtcaaatgggTAAACAAATTAAAACCTCTTTCAAACCCAAGGAAGATGTCTCTACTAAGAAACCATTGGAGTTGTTACATCTTGATCTGTTTGGACCAACTAGGACTCAAAGTCTTGGAGGAAAGAGTTATGGCatg TGTTTCATTCTGAATATCAAAGAAAATTTAGGAAAATTTGATCCTAAAACACATGAAGGCATTTTTCTGGATTATTCCACAaatagcaaggcctatagagtctTTAACAAGAACTCCAAAACTGTTGAAGAAACCATGCATGTCACTTTCTGTGAGTCTAACATTGTTCCTAGTGTTTGCATAGATGATAGTCCAGGTTTTGAAGCTGAATTACCCAAGAACAATGAGCCAGTTCAACAAAATTCAAGTTCTCATGAAGCTGCACCTGCTAGCAACGAAAATCCCAATTCTGCAGGAGACAATTTGGAATTATCTCCTGTTGCTGCAGAAAATACTGATGTAGAGGCCATTGTTGATCAAGAGGAACCTGTATCCTCACATCAGTCTAGAAGACCAAGAGAATGGAGGTTTCTGAAAAACTATCCTGAGGAGTTCATAATAGGAAATCCATCCACTGGTAGGACTACTCGTTCATCTTTGAAAAGAGCCGAATCCAACAACATTGCTCTTTTATCAAAGATTGAACCTCAGAACATTCAAGAAGCTCTTGCTGATCCTTCATGGATGTTAGCTATGAAGGAAGAATTGCAGCAATTTGAGAAGAATCAGGTCTGGTCATTAGTGCCTTATCCAAATGGAAAGAAAGTCACTGGCACTAAATGGATTTTCAGAAACAAACTGGGTGAAGATGGATCCATAGTCCGAAACAAAGTTAGATTGGTTGCTCAAGGATATGATCAAGAGGAAGGGATTGATTTCGATGAATCCTTTGCACCTGTAGCTCGAATGGAAGCCATCAGATTGCTCCTTGCATATGCTGCTCATTGTGGCTTCAAGTTGTTCCAAATGGACGTAAAGTGTGCTTTTCTCAATGGCATAATAGATAGAGAGGTTTATGTGTCTCAACCACCTGGGTTTGAAAACAAATCTTTtcctaaccatgttttcaaactagcTAAGGCCTTAtatg tttatgttgatgatattatatTTGGTTCGGCTAATGAAGATTTGTGTGCAGATTTTGCTAAGCTTATGACCAATGAATTTGATATGAGCATGATGGGAGAGCTCAACTTCTTTCTAGGCTTGCAAATCAAGCAAACTGCAGAAGGCATATTCAtccatcaagaaaaatatgcaaagaaACTTGTCAAGAAGTTTGGGCTGGACTGTGCTAAGCCAATGGGAACCCCATGCATCCCAATATCAAGCTTGACAAGGATGAACATGGTAGAGATGTTGATGAGACACGCTATAGAGGGATGA